In the genome of Staphylococcus durrellii, one region contains:
- a CDS encoding BCCT family transporter: MDWPTFIGAFAILLIAVIPMMAFPKASQEIITQMNEVVTSSLGVAYLALGLAVLGFVLYIAFGKYGNVTLGKATDKPEFNTFSWAAMLFCAGIASDILYWGLVEWAFYYQSPPHDAKPFSNEALQYASMYGMFHWGPIAWATFVLPALAIGYQIFVKKKPVYKISQTLRPVLKGQTDGFLGKLIDVLFIFGLVGGAATSLALGVPMISSGLETLFGINGDSIITKAIVLFTITVIFAYSSYSGLKKGIKVLSDWNVILAFVLLAFVLIAGPTMFILEMSVTSIGNLFKNFFQMATYLQPLGQIKGHADNKFPEQWTVFYWAWWLVYAPFIGLFIARISKGRTLKELVLGTLIYGTFGCMLFFGIFGNYALFLQLSGQFDVVHSINTIGTEPTLMRILSHLPFSKVVIALFLISAFLFLATTFDSGSYILAAASQKKVVGEPLKPNRLFWAFALCLLPFSLMLVGGQRSMEVLKTATVVSSVPLLVIFVVMMVAFLKTLSNDRLKLQRRADRYKEVERRSLRITQVRERHQDDNL; this comes from the coding sequence ATGGATTGGCCTACATTTATAGGTGCCTTTGCAATTTTACTTATTGCAGTTATACCTATGATGGCCTTTCCAAAAGCCAGCCAAGAAATAATTACGCAAATGAACGAAGTTGTGACGAGTTCATTAGGTGTAGCTTATTTAGCTTTGGGTTTAGCCGTATTGGGATTCGTGTTATACATAGCATTTGGTAAATATGGCAATGTAACTTTAGGAAAAGCAACTGACAAACCAGAATTCAACACTTTTAGTTGGGCTGCTATGCTTTTCTGTGCAGGGATAGCATCTGATATTCTATATTGGGGATTAGTAGAATGGGCTTTTTATTATCAATCTCCACCTCATGATGCAAAACCTTTTAGTAATGAAGCATTACAATATGCATCTATGTACGGTATGTTTCACTGGGGGCCAATCGCGTGGGCGACTTTCGTCTTACCAGCATTGGCAATTGGATATCAAATCTTTGTAAAGAAAAAACCAGTTTATAAAATAAGTCAGACTTTAAGACCTGTACTTAAAGGTCAAACTGATGGGTTTCTAGGTAAACTTATCGATGTATTATTCATCTTTGGTCTAGTAGGTGGGGCTGCAACTTCACTTGCATTAGGTGTACCTATGATTTCATCTGGTTTAGAGACTTTATTTGGTATTAACGGTGATAGTATTATTACTAAAGCTATTGTACTCTTTACGATTACCGTAATTTTCGCCTATAGTTCTTACTCTGGACTAAAAAAGGGTATTAAAGTATTAAGTGATTGGAACGTTATATTAGCCTTTGTATTGCTAGCATTCGTGCTTATAGCAGGACCTACTATGTTTATTTTAGAAATGTCAGTAACGAGCATTGGTAACTTATTTAAGAATTTCTTCCAAATGGCAACGTATTTACAACCTTTAGGTCAAATTAAAGGTCATGCCGATAATAAGTTCCCTGAACAATGGACAGTATTCTATTGGGCTTGGTGGTTAGTTTACGCACCATTTATCGGTTTATTTATAGCCCGTATTTCTAAAGGTAGAACATTGAAAGAACTAGTTCTAGGTACTTTAATCTACGGTACATTTGGTTGTATGTTGTTCTTCGGTATATTTGGTAACTATGCATTGTTTTTACAATTATCAGGACAATTTGACGTAGTACATTCAATTAATACTATCGGTACTGAACCAACACTCATGAGAATATTAAGCCATTTACCATTTTCAAAAGTAGTCATTGCACTATTTTTAATTTCGGCATTTTTATTCTTAGCAACTACATTTGATTCTGGTTCATATATATTAGCTGCAGCTTCTCAGAAAAAAGTTGTAGGTGAACCATTAAAGCCAAACCGTCTATTTTGGGCATTTGCGTTATGTTTATTACCATTTTCATTAATGCTCGTAGGCGGTCAACGTTCAATGGAAGTACTTAAAACGGCTACTGTTGTTTCAAGTGTGCCACTGCTCGTCATATTTGTAGTCATGATGGTCGCGTTTTTAAAGACATTATCAAACGACAGACTAAAGCTACAACGCCGTGCCGACCGTTATAAAGAGGTTGAAAGAAGATCGTTACGTATTACTCAAGTAAGAGAACGTCATCAAGACGATAATTTATAA
- the betB gene encoding betaine-aldehyde dehydrogenase: MQLVNNLSRRQYIDGEWVDSSNNATRTIINPYNQETILEVAEGTMEDAERAILAARRSFEDGDYSLATTSEQRGQKVREIADAIKNNKEELAKLETLDTGKTLEESYADMDDIHNVFMYYAGLADKDGGEIIDSPIPNTDSKIVKEPVGVVTQITPWNYPLLQASWKIAPALASGCSLVMKPSEITPLTTIRVFELMEEIGFPKGVINLVLGKGSEVGEPLSAHEEVDLVSFTGGIKTGKHIMKQAADHVTNIALELGGKNPNVIFADADFDLAVDQALNGGFFHAGQVCSAGSRIIVHNDIKEKFEQALIERIKNIKLGNGFDEDTEMGPVISQEHRDKIEKYMEVAKEENATIAIGGKRPDREDLQDGFFFEPTVITDCDTSMRIVQEEVFGPVVTIEGISTEEEAIELANDSIYGLAGGVFTTDVGKAERVANKLKMGTVWINDFHPYFAQAPWGGYKQSGIGRELGKTGLAEYQIEKHILRNTQPEPVNWFGKQ; this comes from the coding sequence ATGCAACTTGTAAACAATTTATCTCGTCGTCAATACATTGATGGTGAGTGGGTAGACAGCTCTAATAATGCAACACGTACTATTATTAATCCATATAATCAAGAAACAATTTTAGAAGTAGCAGAAGGTACAATGGAAGATGCAGAACGCGCTATCTTAGCTGCAAGAAGATCATTTGAAGATGGAGACTATTCACTAGCGACAACAAGTGAACAAAGAGGACAAAAAGTTAGAGAAATCGCTGATGCCATTAAAAATAATAAAGAAGAATTGGCAAAACTTGAAACTTTAGATACAGGAAAAACACTAGAAGAATCATACGCGGATATGGATGATATCCATAACGTATTTATGTATTATGCAGGGTTAGCCGATAAAGATGGCGGAGAAATTATTGATTCTCCAATTCCAAATACTGACAGTAAAATTGTTAAAGAGCCAGTCGGTGTCGTTACTCAAATTACACCTTGGAATTATCCTTTATTACAAGCTTCATGGAAAATTGCGCCAGCATTAGCATCTGGTTGTTCATTAGTAATGAAGCCGAGTGAAATTACGCCATTAACGACAATACGCGTATTCGAATTAATGGAAGAAATTGGTTTTCCTAAAGGAGTTATTAACTTAGTTCTAGGTAAAGGTTCAGAAGTTGGCGAACCATTATCAGCTCATGAAGAAGTGGACTTAGTATCGTTTACGGGTGGTATTAAAACTGGTAAGCATATTATGAAACAAGCGGCAGATCATGTTACGAATATCGCATTAGAATTAGGCGGTAAAAATCCTAACGTAATTTTTGCTGATGCAGATTTTGACTTAGCTGTAGATCAAGCGCTAAACGGCGGATTCTTCCATGCTGGACAAGTATGTTCTGCTGGTTCAAGAATCATTGTGCATAACGACATCAAAGAAAAATTCGAGCAAGCGTTAATCGAACGTATCAAAAATATTAAATTAGGTAACGGTTTTGACGAAGATACTGAAATGGGTCCAGTCATTTCACAAGAACACCGTGACAAAATCGAAAAATATATGGAAGTTGCCAAAGAAGAAAATGCAACAATCGCTATCGGTGGTAAACGTCCAGATAGAGAAGACTTACAAGATGGTTTCTTCTTTGAACCAACTGTAATTACAGACTGCGATACTTCAATGCGTATCGTTCAAGAAGAAGTATTTGGTCCAGTAGTTACAATTGAAGGGATCTCTACTGAAGAAGAAGCGATTGAATTAGCCAATGATTCAATTTATGGACTTGCTGGAGGCGTCTTTACTACAGATGTTGGTAAAGCTGAACGTGTCGCAAACAAATTGAAAATGGGTACTGTATGGATTAATGATTTCCATCCTTACTTTGCTCAAGCACCCTGGGGCGGTTACAAACAATCAGGTATTGGTAGAGAGCTTGGTAAAACAGGTTTAGCTGAATATCAAATTGAAAAACATATCTTAAGAAATACACAACCTGAACCTGTAAATTGGTTTGGTAAACAGTAA
- the gabR gene encoding MocR-like transcriptional regulator GabR — protein MKHSNDTFIYRELYNNLKEDILSFKYDSNEKLPSKREMAQNLNVSVNSVKTAYEQLLEEGYIYTQERKGYFIEPLEKLIVEPQVTNTVTTSTHQQEQQYRYSFSHMSTDITQFPVDTWTKLMKQVFKHYSHRLSAIPDLKGPIELRQAIAKLVSYKRGIQCNAQQIVIASGTNVLLKQIMDVMDDDSKIAVENPGYFRFRDILQKTKRTTLPINLDDKGISMSAIKSGKPDLVIVTPSHQFPMGTIMPVSRRIDLLNWLTKTNGYVIEDDYDSEFKYNTDNIPSLYSFDKSDRVIYLGTFSKTLMPGLRLSYMVLPTSLVTEFEHINNNVIPDFSMINALTLYLMIKDGHYERYIKKMSHFYAAKRAKLIEQLKETFQHLIKIHDTNAGLHFIVEVKTDYSYDDIEARAVSHEIELYTINRFTVEPVHDQSAFKTLIIGFSQLKIEVIPEAVNILRKVLID, from the coding sequence ATGAAACATAGCAATGATACTTTTATCTATCGAGAGTTATATAACAATCTAAAAGAAGATATTTTATCTTTCAAATATGACAGTAATGAAAAACTGCCGTCTAAAAGAGAAATGGCTCAAAACCTTAATGTGAGTGTTAATAGCGTAAAAACTGCATATGAACAACTACTGGAAGAAGGATACATTTACACCCAAGAGCGTAAAGGTTATTTTATAGAACCACTCGAAAAATTAATCGTCGAACCACAGGTTACGAATACAGTTACGACATCAACTCATCAGCAAGAACAGCAATATCGTTATTCATTTTCACATATGAGTACGGATATTACGCAATTTCCAGTTGATACATGGACAAAGTTAATGAAACAAGTCTTTAAGCATTATAGTCATCGTTTATCAGCGATTCCTGATTTAAAAGGTCCGATTGAATTGAGACAAGCCATCGCCAAATTAGTGTCTTATAAACGTGGTATTCAATGTAATGCGCAACAAATCGTCATAGCTTCAGGTACGAATGTCTTGCTTAAGCAAATAATGGATGTAATGGACGATGATAGCAAAATAGCAGTAGAAAATCCTGGCTATTTTCGTTTTAGAGATATTTTACAAAAAACTAAAAGAACTACCTTACCTATTAATTTAGATGACAAAGGGATTTCTATGTCGGCCATTAAGTCTGGCAAGCCTGATTTGGTTATCGTAACACCGTCACATCAATTTCCTATGGGGACAATTATGCCGGTGTCTAGACGTATTGATTTATTAAATTGGCTCACTAAAACGAATGGTTACGTGATTGAAGATGATTACGATAGTGAGTTTAAATATAATACGGACAACATTCCATCTTTGTATAGTTTCGACAAAAGTGACCGTGTCATCTATTTAGGAACATTTTCAAAAACGTTGATGCCAGGGTTAAGATTGAGTTATATGGTATTGCCTACTTCTTTGGTCACTGAATTCGAACATATTAACAATAATGTGATACCAGATTTTTCGATGATTAATGCTTTAACTTTATATTTAATGATTAAAGATGGACATTATGAACGTTATATTAAAAAAATGTCTCACTTTTATGCAGCTAAAAGAGCGAAGTTAATTGAACAATTGAAAGAAACATTTCAGCACCTCATTAAAATTCATGATACAAACGCAGGATTACACTTTATTGTTGAAGTGAAAACAGATTATAGTTATGACGATATTGAAGCACGAGCAGTAAGTCATGAGATCGAATTATATACGATCAATCGATTTACAGTAGAACCAGTGCACGATCAATCAGCTTTTAAAACTTTAATAATCGGATTTTCTCAGCTAAAAATCGAAGTTATACCAGAAGCTGTCAATATTTTGAGGAAAGTATTGATAGATTAA
- a CDS encoding NAD-dependent succinate-semialdehyde dehydrogenase yields MSKLSVLNPATNAVIKELEYTSDEEITAQIDRAHEAFQEWRYVDAHERSAKLFKWAELIDEHIDEIAELITLEGGKPLAEAKGEVAYANSYVKWYAEEAKRIYGRTIPANTPDKKILVDKFPIGVVGAITPWNFPAAMITRKIAPAIAAGCTVVCKPAVQTPLTTVRLVELAHEAGLPKDAISFIVASGRDAGEAFTTHEAIRKITFTGSTPVGKTLIKEAADSVKNATMELGGLAPFIIHKDADIEAAVEATMASKFRNAGQTCICANRIYVHEDIVDQYTEKLMAKVHGLKVGNGMDEGVEVGPLINQDAVDKVLDQITDAMGKGGHVSRSIDEVTDLGGNFLKPVVISNANQDMKVMNEETFGPIAPVMAYSDLDEAIRIANDTPFGLAAYFYTNDYRTGLKLYNELEYGVIGWNDGGPSAAHAPFGGLKESGYGREGGTEGIEPYLETKYLSIKK; encoded by the coding sequence ATGTCAAAATTATCAGTATTAAATCCAGCAACGAATGCCGTTATCAAAGAACTTGAATATACGAGCGATGAAGAAATTACTGCTCAAATTGATCGTGCACATGAAGCGTTTCAGGAATGGCGATATGTAGATGCGCATGAGCGTTCGGCTAAGTTATTTAAATGGGCAGAATTAATTGATGAACATATAGATGAAATAGCGGAACTTATAACGTTAGAAGGTGGAAAACCGTTAGCTGAAGCAAAAGGTGAAGTAGCATATGCTAATTCTTACGTGAAATGGTACGCAGAAGAAGCAAAACGTATTTATGGTCGTACAATTCCTGCCAATACACCAGATAAAAAAATCTTAGTCGATAAATTTCCAATTGGTGTCGTTGGAGCTATTACGCCATGGAATTTCCCAGCTGCAATGATTACTAGAAAAATTGCACCAGCTATAGCAGCAGGCTGCACAGTTGTATGTAAGCCTGCCGTTCAAACGCCATTAACGACGGTTAGACTTGTCGAATTAGCACATGAAGCTGGCTTGCCTAAAGATGCTATTTCTTTCATTGTTGCATCTGGTAGAGATGCTGGTGAAGCATTTACTACTCACGAAGCAATTCGTAAAATTACCTTTACAGGTTCTACACCAGTGGGTAAAACATTGATTAAAGAGGCTGCGGACTCAGTTAAAAACGCAACAATGGAACTGGGTGGCTTAGCGCCATTTATTATTCATAAAGATGCCGATATAGAAGCAGCTGTAGAAGCAACGATGGCATCTAAATTCAGAAATGCGGGCCAAACTTGTATTTGCGCTAACCGTATTTATGTACATGAAGACATCGTTGATCAATACACTGAAAAATTAATGGCTAAAGTTCATGGCTTAAAAGTAGGTAATGGTATGGATGAGGGTGTTGAAGTAGGTCCACTTATTAATCAAGATGCCGTAGATAAAGTTTTAGATCAAATTACTGATGCAATGGGCAAAGGTGGACATGTTTCGCGCTCAATAGATGAAGTAACTGATTTAGGTGGCAACTTCTTAAAGCCAGTTGTTATTTCTAATGCCAACCAAGATATGAAAGTGATGAACGAAGAAACATTTGGACCTATCGCGCCTGTAATGGCTTATAGCGACCTTGATGAAGCGATTAGAATTGCTAACGATACGCCATTCGGACTTGCCGCATATTTCTATACGAACGATTATCGCACGGGACTTAAACTATATAATGAACTAGAATATGGTGTCATCGGTTGGAATGACGGTGGTCCATCAGCTGCGCACGCACCATTTGGTGGCTTGAAAGAAAGTGGTTATGGCCGTGAAGGTGGTACTGAAGGTATTGAACCATATTTAGAAACTAAATATTTATCTATAAAAAAGTAA
- the gabT gene encoding 4-aminobutyrate--2-oxoglutarate transaminase codes for MSNKFTKFKEQREQFVARGVGNGNLHVADKAQGATITDVDGNEFIDFAGAIGTLNVGHSHPEITAHLKTQLDKFIHPGFNVIMYESYLNLAEKLTQITPGNFDKKAVLLNSGAEAVENAVKLARKHTGRQAVVSFVRGFHGRTNLTMSMTSKVRPYKFGFGPFASEVYQAPYPNLSEKPDTTTEEDFVAQSIARLKDFFIETIDPEEVACIVMEPVQGEGGFIIPPKAFVQEVKAICEEKGIVFVADEIQTGFARTGKMFAIEHFDVEPDLMTVSKSLAAGFPLSGVVGKKEILDSANPGEIGGTYAGNPLACEAALKVIEIIEKEQLNKRSEIIGQKIEEQLNTLSKSYSNISKIRRLGAMVAFELVDEKTGTHNKALTGELVKAANDNGLLLLSAGIKGNVIRFLTPLVITDEELEKGFSILNKAFTEINA; via the coding sequence ATGTCTAATAAATTCACAAAATTTAAAGAACAAAGAGAACAATTCGTAGCTAGAGGAGTAGGGAATGGTAATTTACACGTCGCCGACAAAGCACAAGGTGCAACAATTACTGACGTAGACGGCAATGAATTTATAGATTTCGCAGGCGCAATTGGTACGTTGAATGTAGGCCATTCGCATCCAGAAATTACTGCGCATTTAAAAACGCAATTAGATAAATTTATACATCCGGGTTTTAACGTTATTATGTATGAAAGTTATTTAAATCTTGCTGAAAAATTAACTCAAATAACGCCTGGTAACTTCGATAAAAAAGCGGTATTACTTAATTCTGGTGCTGAAGCGGTTGAAAATGCTGTTAAGTTAGCACGTAAGCATACTGGCAGACAAGCAGTTGTATCATTTGTAAGAGGTTTTCATGGCAGAACAAATTTAACGATGTCTATGACGAGTAAAGTAAGACCATATAAATTTGGCTTTGGCCCGTTTGCATCAGAAGTATATCAAGCGCCATATCCAAATTTATCTGAAAAGCCAGATACTACTACTGAAGAAGATTTTGTTGCTCAAAGCATTGCGCGATTAAAAGATTTCTTTATTGAAACGATAGACCCAGAAGAAGTTGCTTGTATCGTTATGGAACCAGTGCAAGGTGAAGGTGGATTTATTATTCCTCCGAAAGCATTCGTACAAGAAGTCAAAGCAATTTGTGAAGAGAAGGGTATTGTTTTTGTAGCTGACGAAATTCAAACTGGTTTTGCTCGCACAGGTAAGATGTTTGCTATTGAACATTTCGACGTCGAGCCTGATTTAATGACTGTTTCAAAATCGCTTGCTGCTGGTTTTCCATTAAGTGGTGTTGTTGGCAAGAAAGAAATATTGGATAGTGCTAATCCTGGTGAAATTGGAGGTACTTATGCAGGTAATCCTCTAGCTTGTGAGGCAGCTTTAAAAGTTATAGAAATCATTGAAAAAGAACAATTAAACAAACGGTCTGAAATAATTGGTCAAAAAATTGAAGAACAATTAAATACTTTAAGCAAATCATATAGTAATATTAGCAAAATACGTAGACTTGGCGCGATGGTAGCTTTTGAATTAGTCGACGAGAAAACGGGCACACATAATAAAGCATTAACTGGCGAACTTGTAAAAGCAGCTAATGACAATGGCTTGTTATTATTGTCTGCGGGTATCAAAGGTAATGTTATCAGATTCTTAACGCCATTAGTTATCACTGATGAAGAGTTAGAAAAAGGATTTTCAATATTAAATAAAGCATTTACTGAAATAAACGCTTAA
- a CDS encoding fructose bisphosphate aldolase, whose amino-acid sequence MNKEQLEKIKTGKGFIAALDQSGGSTPKALKDYGVAEDQYNSEDEMFKLVHDMRTRIVSSPAFTSDKVIGAILFEQTMDREVEGKHTGDYLADKGVVPFLKVDKGLDEQKDGVQLMKPMPDLDELLQRANDHKIFGTKMRSNILELNKDGIDLVVKQQFDIGKQIISAGLVPIIEPEVNINAENKDQIEAYLADSILTELNKLNDDQLVMLKLTIPTNANQYKSLIEHPNVVRVVALSGGYSREDANTLLKENDNLIASFSRALINDLNVNQSEADFDKILGDTIDSIYDASVNKNA is encoded by the coding sequence ATGAATAAAGAACAACTTGAAAAAATCAAAACTGGCAAAGGATTTATAGCAGCGCTAGACCAAAGTGGTGGAAGTACCCCTAAAGCACTTAAAGATTATGGCGTAGCTGAAGATCAATATAATAGTGAAGATGAAATGTTCAAATTAGTTCATGACATGCGTACTCGTATTGTTTCTTCACCCGCATTTACATCAGATAAAGTTATTGGTGCAATTTTATTCGAACAAACAATGGATCGTGAAGTTGAAGGTAAACACACTGGTGATTATCTAGCAGATAAAGGTGTCGTTCCTTTCTTAAAAGTAGATAAAGGCCTAGACGAACAAAAAGATGGTGTTCAATTAATGAAACCTATGCCTGACTTAGACGAATTGTTACAACGTGCTAATGACCATAAAATATTTGGAACTAAAATGCGTTCTAACATTTTAGAATTAAATAAAGATGGTATTGATTTAGTCGTTAAACAACAATTTGACATTGGTAAACAAATTATTTCAGCTGGATTAGTTCCGATTATCGAGCCTGAAGTTAACATTAACGCTGAGAACAAAGACCAAATTGAAGCTTATTTAGCAGATTCAATTTTAACTGAATTAAATAAATTAAATGATGATCAACTTGTGATGCTAAAATTAACAATCCCTACAAATGCTAATCAATATAAATCATTAATCGAGCACCCAAATGTAGTACGTGTCGTTGCATTATCAGGAGGATACAGCAGAGAAGATGCTAACACACTATTAAAAGAAAATGACAATTTAATCGCAAGCTTCTCACGTGCTTTAATTAACGACTTAAATGTTAATCAATCAGAGGCTGACTTCGATAAAATCTTAGGAGACACTATTGATTCTATCTATGACGCTTCAGTAAATAAAAACGCGTAA
- the cudC gene encoding choline uptake/conversion transcriptional regulator CudC, translating into MSNKDQPEVLVEQAKDIVINAIGATMDLYGINRSVGNLYGTMLFEDSMTLDEMRQQLQMSKPSMSAGVKRLQEFHIVKQQFTRGSRKQHFVAEKDFFNFFNNFFTQKWSREIEINREGVYKAISLLDKILDDSQANEAEKEQATKIKHQLIDTLPYYEWLENLSDAIDSGEIFKYFPIPEARKPE; encoded by the coding sequence ATGTCAAATAAAGACCAACCAGAAGTTTTAGTCGAACAAGCTAAAGATATAGTTATCAATGCTATTGGTGCGACTATGGATTTATATGGCATAAATCGTAGCGTTGGCAACTTATATGGCACAATGTTATTTGAAGATAGCATGACATTAGACGAAATGCGTCAACAACTTCAAATGAGCAAACCAAGTATGAGCGCTGGTGTCAAAAGGTTACAAGAGTTCCACATTGTCAAACAGCAATTTACTCGAGGAAGTAGAAAGCAACATTTTGTTGCTGAAAAAGACTTCTTTAACTTCTTTAATAATTTCTTCACTCAAAAATGGAGCCGTGAAATTGAAATTAATAGAGAAGGTGTCTATAAAGCGATATCTTTATTAGATAAAATTTTAGACGATAGCCAAGCAAATGAAGCCGAAAAAGAACAAGCAACAAAAATTAAACACCAATTAATAGACACATTGCCATACTATGAATGGTTGGAAAATCTTAGTGACGCAATCGATTCGGGTGAAATATTTAAATATTTTCCAATACCTGAAGCTCGCAAACCTGAGTAA
- a CDS encoding acetylornithine deacetylase, with the protein MEQRHLDLLAQLVAHQTPSPPGRNTGPLQDEVESLLKDIGFNIKRKPLYDNDSVIIATLKGEDPSAPKLILNGHMDVAAVDDKNDWHYPPFELTQVDEWLYGRGVSDMKGGMATLFYVLEQLHHQQVHPKGDIIVQSVVGEEVGEAGTKLACEHSPKADLALILDTSEQKALGQGGVITGWITIKSKETVHDSARYSMIHAGGGKFGANAIEKMTTIIHALNDLERHWAVMKSYEGMTPGANTINPAVIEGGRHPAFIADECRLWITVHYLPNESYETVVHEIEDHLNKVAQADLWLAHHPLTYEWGGTSMIEDRGEIFPSFVVPTDHQGFKLLSHVHEKIHGSALESGLSTTVTDGGWTAYFGIPTILYGPGNLEEAHSVDEKIAISELENFSDVLLEFLKCWYKNPQK; encoded by the coding sequence ATGGAACAACGACATTTAGATTTATTAGCACAACTTGTAGCACATCAAACACCAAGTCCTCCGGGGAGAAATACAGGCCCATTACAAGACGAGGTGGAATCTTTATTAAAAGACATCGGTTTTAACATTAAACGTAAGCCATTATATGATAACGATAGCGTGATTATTGCAACTTTAAAAGGGGAAGACCCGAGCGCGCCTAAATTGATTTTAAATGGGCATATGGATGTTGCTGCTGTTGATGATAAAAATGATTGGCATTACCCACCTTTTGAACTGACACAAGTAGATGAGTGGCTCTACGGGAGAGGCGTAAGTGATATGAAAGGGGGGATGGCAACGCTGTTTTATGTACTAGAACAACTACATCATCAACAAGTGCATCCTAAAGGTGACATTATTGTACAATCTGTAGTTGGCGAAGAGGTTGGAGAAGCTGGAACGAAATTAGCTTGTGAACATAGTCCAAAAGCTGACTTAGCATTAATACTAGATACGAGTGAACAAAAGGCATTAGGACAAGGTGGCGTCATAACGGGTTGGATTACTATTAAAAGCAAAGAAACTGTGCATGATAGTGCTAGATACAGTATGATTCATGCGGGCGGAGGTAAATTTGGTGCGAATGCAATTGAAAAGATGACGACAATAATCCATGCATTAAATGACTTAGAAAGGCATTGGGCAGTAATGAAATCATATGAAGGGATGACTCCTGGAGCTAACACAATAAATCCAGCTGTCATAGAAGGTGGGAGACATCCCGCGTTTATAGCCGACGAATGTCGACTATGGATTACTGTTCATTATTTACCAAATGAAAGTTATGAAACCGTCGTGCACGAAATCGAGGACCATTTAAATAAAGTGGCGCAAGCTGACTTATGGCTTGCACATCATCCTCTTACTTATGAATGGGGAGGAACATCAATGATTGAAGATCGTGGCGAAATTTTTCCGAGTTTCGTAGTACCTACAGACCATCAAGGTTTCAAATTGTTAAGTCATGTTCATGAAAAAATTCATGGGTCTGCATTAGAATCAGGTCTAAGCACTACTGTAACAGATGGCGGATGGACAGCTTATTTTGGTATTCCGACAATTTTATATGGTCCTGGTAATTTAGAAGAAGCGCATAGTGTCGATGAGAAAATAGCGATAAGTGAATTAGAAAATTTTAGTGATGTATTACTAGAATTTTTAAAATGTTGGTACAAAAACCCACAAAAATAA